aagcaacaaaaagaatacaatcaataCGGATCTCTTAAGTTTTATCAGTAAGTTCAATCTGCTTCAAAAACATTTGAGCAATGTAATAGATAAATTCCATCACATGAGGAATATATTAGACATTACCTGGTGCGTATCACTAGTCAGCAGTTAATGAATGAGTACTTGGTCAGGGGAAATTAAGTAGGAGCCTACAATTCAAAGGAAAGAGCAGAGAAGAAGCAGAGCTTCTCTGGAAAATAAGTCTTATTGGAGAAAGACTTTAGTAGAGTCtaagaagacagagaaggaaacagcaagacGTGGAAAACACTGGTGTCAGTAGAAACTAAAGCACCTTCAAAGTACAGGGACTTCACTGCCTTAGAATAAATCAACATTTCCCAGTCTCACTCTGCTAGAGGTAAAGGCTGATATCCACTTtctccctgctttttttttttttttcttactccatGGGCAACACCCTGAGAAACATACTCTGGCATTTATCACTGAAGGTTTCTGTTCTCCATTTTCTGTCCTTGGGAAGTCCAGTTGAGTTTTCATTTGGCTGGGCTCAGAGAATTATATCTAAGGGGTAAAAGAACACGCTTATGGTTTGCAGGGTCTCGGGGGTGGGATTCTCACAGCTCCTCATTAAATGAACTGTTCTATTGGCCTTCTACTCTCCAAACAATTCAGCTCCCTTGAGGTACAAagataaaagaatggaaaattttcaactaGTGCCATGTCTGTGCAAGTAGCCGTGGTGGGAGATGAACTGATTTCTCCACTACTgcctttgggcttccctaatagctcagttggtaaagaatccatgtgcagtggagaagaccccagttcaattcctgggttgggaagatctgctgcagaagggacaggctacccactacactgttcttgggcttccctagtggctcagctggtaaagaatctgcctgcagtgtgggagacctgaattcaatccctgggttgggaagatcccctggagaagggaaaggctaaccactccagtattctggcctggagaattccaaggactgtacagtccatggggtcgcaaagagtcagacacgactgagcaactttctctttcattactgCCATTAATTAAGATGGAACACCTGACCAACACATTCCATTGCCAAGTGGAAATTACTAGTGGGGTGTTTCATGGACACATCAAACTCAATCTTTCCAAGAacaaattcagtgttttttcctttcttcctttttaccttttttcgcttttacctttcttccttccttcagaaGGATGAGATAGACATTTTCCAGTCAATCCTATAAAAGCGTTTGAATCTGAACCCTGAACCTATTCAGAagataaataatcatttttaagtagGATAAGAAGGCTCAAATTCTTAATATCACAAAACCACCATAGTGGAAAACCTGGATTGGAAATAATTTATGAGGAAAAGATATGAGAGCCTTACTTATTACAATTTTGGTAAATTGGACAAATAGCAAATGAGTGTATAGAgagactcttttttttatttgggACGTTATATCATAAAACAAATCGGTTATgcaaatttttacttttacttgaAGAAAAGACTGCTAAATCAGTTTGGGCTGGTGTAACAAAACACTATAAATGGGGGAGGGGCTtgtgaacagtttttttttttaaagtatttattagagtcctagaggctggaagtctgagatctaGGTTCCAGGATCACTGAATTCTGATAAAGACTCTCTTTCGGACTGCTGACTGTTCACTTTTCATCGTGTCCTCACAGGgcaaagagcagagagaaaaacagcTCTCTCATGACTCTCACAAGAGTAAGAACCCCATCATGAGGGCCCATCCCCCTGACAGCATCAAATCCTCATTACCTCCCCCAAAGaaccacctcctaataccatcaccttaGAGGGAGGTTTCAGCATATGAATGTTGAGGGGACACAGGTATTCATTCCATAACAAGTATTAATGGGGAAATGAGAGGTTCTATGgagactatgacaaagcctttgactttgaaGAGGGAAGACTTTGACTTTGAAGAACAAGAATGGGCTTCCAAAAGAGGGGACTTGaagggtgaagtaagtcataaagagaaaaacaagtattatatattaacacatatatatgacatctagccaaatggtactgatgaacctatttgcaggacaggaatacagactcagacatagagaacagatttatagacacagcaaggaaaagagagggtgggatgaattgagagcagtgttgaaacatatacattaccacatgtgaaatagatagccagtgggaagttgctgtatacaCTGGGAGCTCAACTGAGTgttctgtgacagcctagagggatgagatggggtaggaggtgggagggagactcaagagggagggaacgtATGTATATTTATGCgggattcatattgatgtatagcagaaaccaatacaatattgtaaagcaattatcctctacttaaaaataaatttcaaaaaatagtCAGTTCCCACAATTGAAAATAATGATTCTTTTCCCAGTTGCCAGACCCAATGTCTCAGTCACAAAGCCTAGAGATTAAACGGATTAAGTAGGAGATGAGATCCCCTTTTGGAAGCCCATTCTTGTTCTTCAAAATGGTAACACTCTTCAAGGATGTAACTTGGTGACCAGTTGATTCAGTTTTACTCCAGTCCTGGTGTGAGCAAGGATTCTTCTTTACAGAGAtgaatatttatgcatttatgttTGCCTTTCCAGCCTGCAGTGCCTTGGCAAACACAAACATTCAAAGACAATGCatcatctgattttttaaaaatatttatttatttatatttctttttggttgtgctggatctttcTTAttgcctgtgggctttctctagctgtggcaagtgggggctactctctagttgcgagaGTAGTGATGACtatgggcttctccttgtggtgacttctcttgttgtggaataCAGGTTCTAGTGTggatgggcttcagtagctgtggctcatgggttcTAGACCATAGCcacagtagttgtggtgcacaagcttagttgccccacggcatgtggaatcttactggaccagggatcaaacccatgtcccctccactAGCAGGTAAActctcagtcactggaccaccagggaaagtcccATCCAATTTCTTTATGGTGAAGAAGATGGGAAAATAAACATTCATCAAGACATCTAGTAGTTTGAACATATTCTGTACCCCCTGAAGCTGTTCAGTATCACGTATATCCAGAGTGGCAATTCTGTGATTCAATTCATACTCTCTTGAATTCTAATCCAGCACTCTGTCCTGGCACAATACCTGGACATATGTCCTCTTTCAGCCAGATTTTGTCACCATCTGGATCTTGTGTTTCAACCTCAGTAAATTCACCTCTAAAATGAGGCAACTAGAACCAACAATTTATTAGCAACTGACCTGTTCTAATATGCTTGGCCTTGCAGTTTTTCTGTCTCTAGTGATACATGCTCATACCTTATTTTGGAAACATACTAAGTATATGCAGAAAAGTCAACCATGctgaaaatcaaataatttatttgcCAGTGTATTTTCTGTTTGGACATAGAGCATGATCTGATAAACACTGAAATCCAGGATTTAAGCTTTAAGAAGGcaaagatttttgtctttttttcctcccttcactTCTGTGTTCCAGATATTTGCATCAGCCTGGCACACTGAGCACCACTCAGtaactgttgaataaatgaatttgatAAAAACTAGCAATGGTATTGATAATAAGCTCTATTTCATAATTCTTATTCAACTATTCTGAGTCTGTACTTGAAGTGGCTGGAATCAACCTGCAGGACTGGAAATCCAAACCAATTTACAGTGCTGGATAAGTAAAAGGAGGGATGCAGAGAGTAGGACTGAGGTTAATAGTGTCATCATTGTAAGAGGTGAGGACAAAGTACTCACTAGGCAATTCTGACCAAAGTCCCTTGCAGAGAATGGATGAGAAACAAAACTTGATGTGACTAAAAGGCAAAATTTCTtgttggagagagtgtggagaaaaaggtaCCCTCCTatactgtcggtgggaatgtaaataggtacagccactatggagattccttaaaaaactaaatatagaagtACATATAGAATATGATCCcacaatcccactccttggcatataaccagagaaaaccataattcaaaaagatacatgcacttcaaTGTTTATTGCAACACTATTCACCAAAATTAGGACAaggaagcaagctaaatgtccatcaacagaggaacgaATGAAGATgtgtacgtatatacaatggaatattactcagttgtgaaaaagaacaaaataatgccattttcagcaacatggatggacctaaagattatcaaactaagtgaagtaagtcagacaaatatcattagtatcacttacatgtggaatccaataaaaatgatacaaacaaactcacaaaacagaaagagtcaTAGGTCCCAAAGTCAACCTTATAGTTACAAAGGGAAATGTGGGGGATGATAAATTTGGAGATTggaattaacatgtacacactactatgtatcaAACAGACGACTAATAAGGACATACTGAATAGCACTAGGAAccctattcaatatcctgtatgggaaaagaatgtgagAAAGTGTGGACAtacatacaactgattcacttagctgtatagcagaaaccagcaGAACATTGTGAATctaccatactccaataaaaaaatcttaaatattctgTGGTAACCtatacagaaaagaatctgaaaaagaatagatatggatatatgtataactgattaactttgctgtgcacctgaaattaacacaacattgtaaatcagctatatttcaataaaaattttttttaaaaaggcaggatTTCAAACACTTGAATGACAATATAGTATACTGAGTAAATGCAAGCTGTTGATTAATTAAGCATAGGTATACATTCTAAAATTCAATGAGtggtcatttaaaaacattttgtctacatatgtaaaattattaaataatagcTGAAATTCTAAGTTTATGAAATGTTTCAAAACaattctgatatttttttaatgaactaaaTGCaagatatttacattaaaatatatatgctcaGTTTAAATAGAATACATGTTTATCCAAATCACACACACAAGAAAGAGGCaggacttcttttctttttttttccatttatttttattagttggaggctaattactttacaatattgtagtggtttttaccatacattgacatgtaaaTCCGAGGCAGGGCTTCTTTAGCCCACTACTGCTATCACTGTCAGCTCAAAACCCTTGGATCTGTGTTCCCAGCGATGAACACAGAGTGTTCTTGCAAAGACTTTTTGTAGAGCCCTCTTGATGTCtctgttcctcaggctgtagatgaaAGGGTTCAGCATGGGAgtgaccacagtgtacatcacCAAGGCGATCATGCCTCTCCAGGAAGATGAATCAGAACTGAGATACACACCAAGGCCTGTCCCATAGAACAAAGAAACCACAGACAGGTGAGATGCACAGGTAGAAAATGCCTTATATTTCCCATGAGCTGATGGGATTCTCAGAATGGAGGAGACAATGCAGGTGTAGGAGAAAAGGATCCCTGAGAAGGGAACGAAGCCAAGAAATCCAGTCACCATATACAGCAAGATGTAATTGATGAGTGTGTCTGAGCAGGCAAGTGTGAGGACCTGAGCAAGTTCACAATAAAAGTGTGGAATGACCCAGTTGGTCTGGATCACGGAGTATGACAAGCTGGTGAACCAAGACACCAGAACCAGCAGGCCACAGAGGCAAGGGTTCATGATGACTGTGTAGTGTAGGGGGTGACAGATGGCCACAAAgtggtcataggccatcacagtcAGCAGAAAAGTGTCCACACCTCcaaaaaccatgaaaagacacatCTGGGTGATGCAGCCTGCATAGCTGATGGATTTGCTCTGTGTCTGGATGTTCACAATCATTTTGGGGACTGTGGTGGAGATGAAACCAATGTCAGCCAAGGACaagttggagaggaagaagtacatgggggtgtggacaCGGGGGTCTGAGCTGATGGCCAGGATGATGAGCAGATTCCCAAGCACAGTGACCACAAACACAGATAGAAACAGCCCAAATAAGATGTGCTGCTTTTCTGAGTCCTGGGAAAATCCCAGGAGTAAAAACTCTAAAACACGTATTTGATTTCCTGGTTCCATGTTGCTTATGCACCAGCTAGATGAttgaagaagggggaaaaaatgaaaaaacaaaatgaaatagccACTGGACAGCCTCTAGACTCgctgtgtgtgtattagttgcccagtcctgtcctactcttcgggaatccatggactgtagccctcccagttcctctgtccatgggattctcaggcaagaatattggagtgggttgccattcccttatccaggggatcttcccaacacagggatagaagccaggtctcctgaattgcaggcagattctttactgtctgagcaaccagggaaacccagagtcTACTTCTTTAACTTCTTAAAGTGGAGGATTGGGTATAAGATACTTAACATGACAAAGCTTACAAATCCTACATTATGTTATTTGTTCTATGCAGCATTTCAACCACTGTCCACTGATCTTTGGGATACTCATCCACCCTCTTGAACTctggcttgttgttgttcagttgctaagttgtgtctgactctttgcaactccacaaactatatagcccaccaggttcctctgttcatgggatttcccaggcaagaatactggagtgggtggccatttccttctccaggggatcttcctgatgcaaggatcaaaaccatgtctgctgcttgcaggcagattcttcaccactgagtcaccatggaagcctcTATCTCTGGCTTagtatcatcaaaaaaaaaaaaaaaaaaaaaagttagagcagaacttccctggtggcccagtgaataagaattcacctgctaatgcagggaacatgggtttgatccctggcccaggaagatcctacaGGCTGTAGcacaacaaagcccatgtgccacaactgctgaagccctcatgccctagagctcatgctccatAAGAGAAGcttctgcagtgagaagcccacacaccgtaactagagaaagccccataCAGCACCAAAGACCCAGTGTAGAGGAAAATAAGtatgttttgttaaaaaaaaaaaaaattatttttaaattaaaaattgagagCAAATTTGGACCTTTGAGATAAATGGTTCATTCTTGCTCTAAGGCAAAAGTGGTACATGAGGTCCAGTGAAATACAGTAACTTGTTCTAGGTTATTTGCCTTGTCTGGGAGCCAGAAAAGCGTCGATAATGATGCCTCAGAGGTGAGAAAATTTGTCAAATATCTAGACAGAGAATTGTGGGATGAGTAGGACTAAGGTTTATTTctatggaaaaataaaggaaatattttcactaaataataaaacacatttaCAAATTTTTAACCTGGTATACCAAGaacattgaagacaggaggagaagggggtggcagaggatgagatggttagatagcatcattgtctcaagggacatgagtttgaaaaaactctgggagatagtgaaggacagggaaacctggcatgctgcagtccacggggtcacaaaaagtcagaaatgacttagcaattgaacagcaacaacaaataccaAGGACAATCAATATCTTGTAGAAACAGGGCTATTTGCGGATATTTGTCACATGATGAAACACCCTTCACCTGTGATGTTAAGGGACTGGTTAAAATGTCCAAAGAAAGCATGGCCAAGTCTTCAAGTCTTAAACCATTTCATTACCATTAGATACTAAAATCAtcacaaaaaaatttttgttctctATGGTGCTCATTAAACATTTGGGAGGAAAGAAATTGCACATTAAATAtttgggaggaaagaaagatatCTGAGATAGTCTCTCAAATTCTCTCAGGCTATTTACATATGAACCAGAAAGGGTGAGTCATATGCGGCACCCACATTATAGTGATGCTTAGAAAGAGCTAAGAAGATGAGGACACTCATCTAGAGTCCACCTGCACTCTGACTCTCACCACCCCTGGTCCTGGGGGTCCTGTACCCAGAGAAATGGGTCCTATAACCAGCAATAAGAAATAGCATAAGACTGATTCATACTGAAGGGCATTGATattga
This genomic window from Cervus canadensis isolate Bull #8, Minnesota chromosome 4, ASM1932006v1, whole genome shotgun sequence contains:
- the LOC122440939 gene encoding olfactory receptor 7D4-like, translated to MEPGNQIRVLEFLLLGFSQDSEKQHILFGLFLSVFVVTVLGNLLIILAISSDPRVHTPMYFFLSNLSLADIGFISTTVPKMIVNIQTQSKSISYAGCITQMCLFMVFGGVDTFLLTVMAYDHFVAICHPLHYTVIMNPCLCGLLVLVSWFTSLSYSVIQTNWVIPHFYCELAQVLTLACSDTLINYILLYMVTGFLGFVPFSGILFSYTCIVSSILRIPSAHGKYKAFSTCASHLSVVSLFYGTGLGVYLSSDSSSWRGMIALVMYTVVTPMLNPFIYSLRNRDIKRALQKVFARTLCVHRWEHRSKGFELTVIAVVG